The following are encoded in a window of Flavobacterium psychrotrophum genomic DNA:
- a CDS encoding N-acetylglucosamine kinase, with amino-acid sequence MKLLVDSGATKADWIALDDEGNRLFTTQTLGLSPEVINKEEALERLEARFDIYNNRKDVTNLYFYGAGCGTDRMKTYMSNVFKEFFPNADVSVKEDTYAAAYATNPKNEKAIICILGTGSNCSYFDGEELIQKVQSLGYIAMDDCSGNRFGRELVRAYYFNKMPKHLHDKFAGEYNLEPDVIKHNLYKEPNPNAYLATFAKFLIQNKEEEFIKKIIVSQMQSFVDNYILQFDDAREIPVHFVGSIAFYLKAELAEVLGANGLKLGNVLRRPIDGLIEYHELN; translated from the coding sequence CAGTGGTGCTACCAAAGCCGATTGGATTGCGCTTGATGATGAGGGAAACAGGCTTTTTACCACCCAAACCCTTGGCCTTAGCCCCGAGGTTATCAATAAGGAAGAAGCCCTTGAAAGGCTGGAAGCCCGTTTTGATATTTACAATAACCGTAAAGACGTTACCAATCTTTATTTTTATGGCGCCGGCTGCGGTACCGACAGGATGAAGACGTACATGTCTAACGTATTTAAAGAATTTTTTCCTAACGCCGATGTTAGTGTTAAGGAAGATACTTATGCAGCTGCTTACGCTACTAACCCAAAGAACGAAAAAGCAATTATCTGTATACTTGGTACAGGATCTAACTGTAGCTATTTTGATGGCGAAGAACTTATCCAGAAGGTACAATCGCTTGGCTACATTGCCATGGACGACTGTAGCGGTAACCGTTTTGGCCGTGAGCTTGTAAGGGCTTACTACTTTAACAAAATGCCAAAACACCTTCATGATAAATTTGCCGGTGAGTATAACCTTGAGCCGGATGTTATCAAACACAACCTGTACAAGGAGCCTAACCCAAATGCTTACCTTGCTACGTTTGCTAAATTTCTTATCCAGAATAAGGAAGAAGAATTTATCAAAAAAATTATCGTAAGCCAGATGCAGTCGTTTGTAGATAACTATATACTACAATTTGACGATGCACGCGAAATACCTGTACATTTTGTAGGTTCTATTGCATTTTACCTTAAGGCAGAACTTGCCGAAGTTTTGGGTGCAAACGGCCTTAAACTGGGTAATGTACTTAGAAGGCCTATTGATGGCCTTATTGAGTACCACGAACTTAACTAA
- a CDS encoding RidA family protein, with translation MKKIIFTDKAPAPIGPYSQAILTGNTIYTSGQIPLTATGELINSDIEAETTQVMENLKAVLEAGGATFEHVVKTTIFISNMDDFGKINTVYGRYINEDTAPARETVQVARLPKDVNVEISMIAVL, from the coding sequence ATGAAAAAAATAATTTTTACGGACAAAGCCCCTGCGCCTATTGGCCCATACAGCCAAGCAATACTTACAGGCAACACTATTTACACATCCGGACAAATACCCCTGACAGCTACAGGCGAGCTTATAAACAGCGATATTGAAGCCGAAACTACCCAGGTTATGGAAAACCTTAAAGCCGTTTTAGAGGCCGGTGGTGCTACTTTTGAGCACGTAGTAAAAACTACGATCTTTATCAGTAATATGGACGATTTTGGAAAGATAAATACGGTATATGGTAGGTATATAAATGAAGATACTGCACCGGCACGTGAAACTGTTCAGGTAGCCAGGCTTCCTAAAGATGTAAACGTAGAAATATCTATGATTGCAGTACTATAA
- a CDS encoding methylglyoxal synthase produces MEIAIIAHDGMKDKMVTFLAAHKDILIKEQVKLIATGTTGGRAEEAGFTVRKMLSGPLGGDAQIAGRVAEGKTAMVLFFKDPLSSHAHDADINMLIRVCDVHNVPIATNPASAELFMQAVAL; encoded by the coding sequence ATGGAGATTGCTATCATAGCCCACGACGGAATGAAAGACAAGATGGTAACATTTCTTGCTGCTCATAAAGACATACTCATAAAAGAGCAGGTAAAACTTATTGCAACCGGTACTACCGGTGGCAGGGCAGAAGAAGCCGGTTTTACCGTAAGAAAAATGCTTTCGGGTCCGCTGGGTGGAGATGCGCAGATTGCCGGCAGGGTAGCAGAAGGAAAAACTGCCATGGTGCTGTTTTTTAAAGATCCGCTTTCCAGCCACGCCCATGATGCTGATATCAATATGCTGATAAGGGTTTGTGACGTGCACAATGTGCCTATAGCTACAAACCCTGCTTCAGCAGAATTATTTATGCAGGCTGTAGCACTTTAA